A genomic region of Populus nigra chromosome 11, ddPopNigr1.1, whole genome shotgun sequence contains the following coding sequences:
- the LOC133667983 gene encoding stemmadenine O-acetyltransferase-like isoform X2 has product MHKHVIIVSFIRRYARDNLSIECNDKGVEYLEAKVYSSLSEFLQRTSPNHLVQQNFHPDYSSPLAVQFNEFECGGVAIGISMTHKIGDGFTMFTLINNWATACRIGVNEVHRPSFELGIIFPPREASRVQNLVLGRAPTNKIVTKKFVFDGEAISNLKAAASASSSQFNRHQLTRVKVVTALIWSAFIRVDQARDGRRRPSMLKVPVNLRGKTNIKIPENSCGNFISWAVTQYLPNDEIKIQLHELVSRIHDAIEKTVSNYEKASNGEDLFFMVNEDFQKVSQALKESEADVYMFSCWSQFPLYDADFGWGKPALVSRSVQVEKEMILLLDTKDGKGIEARVSLEENKMLLFRQDPYILAFSHYKKSRL; this is encoded by the exons ATGCACAAACACGTGATCATTGTCTCATTTATTC GAAGATATGCAAGAGATAATCTTTCAATCGAATGTAATGACAAGGGAGTAGAATATTTGGAAGCCAAAGTATACAGCAGCCTCTCTGAGTTTCTTCAGCGGACATCGCCGAATCACTTGGTTCAACAGAACTTTCATCCAGACTACAGCTCTCCACTAGCAGTGCAATTCAACGAGTTTGAATGTGGTGGAGTCGCTATAGGTATTTCAATGACACACAAGATAGGAGATGGATTCACCATGTTCACATTGATTAACAACTGGGCTACTGCATGCCGAATAGGAGTCAATGAAGTTCATCGCCCAAGTTTCGAATTGGGTATCATTTTCCCACCACGAGAAGCATCTAGAGTTCAGAATTTGGTTCTAGGAAGAGCTCCGACTAATAAGATTGTCACAAAGAAGTTTGTGTTTGATGGTGAGGCAATATCAAATCTGAAAGCAGCTGCTAGTGCAAGCAGTTCACAGTTCAACAGACACCAACTGACGAGAGTAAAGGTTGTGACAGCACTTATTTGGAGTGCATTTATTAGGGTAGATCAAGCTAGGGATGGAAGAAGGAGACCTTCCATGTTGAAAGTTCCAGTGAATCTGCGAGGaaagacaaatataaaaatccCAGAAAACTCTTGTGGGAACTTTATAAGTTGGGCAGTAACGCAATATCTGCCAAATGATGAGATAAAGATTCAACTTCATGAATTGGTAAGCAGGATCCATGATGCAATTGAGAAAACTGTCTCAAATTATGAGAAAGCTTCAAATGGCGAagacttattttttatggttaacgAAGACTTTCAGAAGGTAAGTCAAGCATTGAAGGAAAGTGAGGCAGATGTCTATATGTTTTCTTGCTGGAGCCAGTTCCCACTGTATGACGCAGATTTTGGTTGGGGAAAGCCCGCTTTGGTGAGTAGAAGTGTGCAGGTTGAGAAAGAGATGATTTTGCTTCTGGACACTAAAGATGGCAAAGGAATTGAGGCAAGGGTGagcttggaagaaaacaaaatgcttCTTTTCCGACAAGATCCATATATTCTAGCATTCAGTCACTACAAAAAAAGCAGACTATAA
- the LOC133667983 gene encoding stemmadenine O-acetyltransferase-like isoform X1 has protein sequence MEVQITSRKLITPSSPTPPHLQNTRVTCFDQLAPFFYVPTIFYYPVDGEEYAVKNAEKSLLLQKSLSEILTLYYPFAGRYARDNLSIECNDKGVEYLEAKVYSSLSEFLQRTSPNHLVQQNFHPDYSSPLAVQFNEFECGGVAIGISMTHKIGDGFTMFTLINNWATACRIGVNEVHRPSFELGIIFPPREASRVQNLVLGRAPTNKIVTKKFVFDGEAISNLKAAASASSSQFNRHQLTRVKVVTALIWSAFIRVDQARDGRRRPSMLKVPVNLRGKTNIKIPENSCGNFISWAVTQYLPNDEIKIQLHELVSRIHDAIEKTVSNYEKASNGEDLFFMVNEDFQKVSQALKESEADVYMFSCWSQFPLYDADFGWGKPALVSRSVQVEKEMILLLDTKDGKGIEARVSLEENKMLLFRQDPYILAFSHYKKSRL, from the coding sequence ATGGAAGTTCAAATCACATCTAGAAAATTGATAACTCCATCATCTCCGACTCCTCCCCACCTTCAAAACACGAGAGTGACATGTTTTGACCAGCTTGCTCCATTTTTTTACGTGCCTACAATCTTCTATTACCCTGTTGACGGGGAAGAGTATGCTGTCAAGAACGCAGAAAAAAGTTTGCTGTTACAAAAATCTTTGTCTGAAATCTTAACACTCTATTATCCATTCGCAGGAAGATATGCAAGAGATAATCTTTCAATCGAATGTAATGACAAGGGAGTAGAATATTTGGAAGCCAAAGTATACAGCAGCCTCTCTGAGTTTCTTCAGCGGACATCGCCGAATCACTTGGTTCAACAGAACTTTCATCCAGACTACAGCTCTCCACTAGCAGTGCAATTCAACGAGTTTGAATGTGGTGGAGTCGCTATAGGTATTTCAATGACACACAAGATAGGAGATGGATTCACCATGTTCACATTGATTAACAACTGGGCTACTGCATGCCGAATAGGAGTCAATGAAGTTCATCGCCCAAGTTTCGAATTGGGTATCATTTTCCCACCACGAGAAGCATCTAGAGTTCAGAATTTGGTTCTAGGAAGAGCTCCGACTAATAAGATTGTCACAAAGAAGTTTGTGTTTGATGGTGAGGCAATATCAAATCTGAAAGCAGCTGCTAGTGCAAGCAGTTCACAGTTCAACAGACACCAACTGACGAGAGTAAAGGTTGTGACAGCACTTATTTGGAGTGCATTTATTAGGGTAGATCAAGCTAGGGATGGAAGAAGGAGACCTTCCATGTTGAAAGTTCCAGTGAATCTGCGAGGaaagacaaatataaaaatccCAGAAAACTCTTGTGGGAACTTTATAAGTTGGGCAGTAACGCAATATCTGCCAAATGATGAGATAAAGATTCAACTTCATGAATTGGTAAGCAGGATCCATGATGCAATTGAGAAAACTGTCTCAAATTATGAGAAAGCTTCAAATGGCGAagacttattttttatggttaacgAAGACTTTCAGAAGGTAAGTCAAGCATTGAAGGAAAGTGAGGCAGATGTCTATATGTTTTCTTGCTGGAGCCAGTTCCCACTGTATGACGCAGATTTTGGTTGGGGAAAGCCCGCTTTGGTGAGTAGAAGTGTGCAGGTTGAGAAAGAGATGATTTTGCTTCTGGACACTAAAGATGGCAAAGGAATTGAGGCAAGGGTGagcttggaagaaaacaaaatgcttCTTTTCCGACAAGATCCATATATTCTAGCATTCAGTCACTACAAAAAAAGCAGACTATAA
- the LOC133668079 gene encoding pelargonidin 3-O-(6-caffeoylglucoside) 5-O-(6-O-malonylglucoside) 4'''-malonyltransferase-like: MEVQIISRKLITPSSPTPPHLQNLKISSVDQHAPYVYVPTIFYYAANGEEYDVKNAEKSLQMQNSLSEILALYYPFAGRCAKDDPCIECNDKGAEFLEAQVNGSLSQLFGDRELETNLNSHLAPHYFDPSNSSPLAVQFNMFECGGIAIGISLTHKIADAFTVFTFINAWTTASRFGVDQVPCPSFELASIFPPRAASRVENIVTIKAATNNIVTKMFVFDGVAISKLKEATNFSASGSHQSLNYQGTRVKVVIALIWRCLMRLSQARHGCMRPSLMKVPVNLRGKIPQPIPENSCGNLISWAVAQFKPGDESEVKLHELVSRINSGIENAFSNYSKATSDDELFFLVMDGFRKVSKALIENEVDVYMFGCWCRFPMYEADFGWGKPTLVCGGNSQVPRECIRLFDTKDGYGIEAIVSLEENKMLLFQQDPDILAFSTS, from the coding sequence ATGGAAGTTCAAATCATATCTAGAAAATTGATTACTCCATCATCTCCGACTCCACCCCACcttcaaaacttgaaaatatcATCGGTTGACCAGCATGCTCCGTATGTTTATGTGCCTACCATCTTCTACTACGCTGCTAATGGTGAAGAATATGATGtcaaaaatgcagaaaaaagtTTGCAGATGCAAAACTCACTATCTGAAATCTTAGCCCTCTATTATCCATTCGCAGGAAGATGCGCAAAAGATGATCCATGTATTGAATGTAATGACAAGGGGGCAGAATTTCTTGAAGCCCAAGTAAATGGCTCTCTCTCTCAGCTTTTTGGTGACCGTGAGCTTGAGACCAACTTGAACAGTCACTTAGCTCCTCATTACTTTGATCCAAGTAATAGCTCTCCATTAGCTGTTCAATTCAACATGTTTGAATGTGGTGGAATTGCTATAGGTATATCTTTGACACACAAGATTGCTGATGCATTCACGGTGTTCACCTTCATTAATGCCTGGACTACTGCAAGCCGCTTTGGGGTCGATCAAGTGCCTTGCCCGAGTTTCGAATTAGCTTCCATTTTCCCACCAAGAGCTGCATCTAGAGTGGAGAATATTGTTACAATCAAAGCTGCAACTAATAATATTGTCACTAAAATGTTTGTGTTCGATGGTGTAGCGATTTCGAAGCTGAAAGAAGCTACAAATTTCAGTGCTAGCGGTTCACATCAGTCTCTCAACTACCAAGGGACACGAGTGAAGGTTGTGATAGCACTTATATGGAGGTGTTTAATGAGGTTGTCTCAAGCCAGACATGGCTGCATGAGGCCTTCCCTCATGAAAGTTCCAGTTAATTTGCGAGGAAAGATACCGCAACCAATACCAGAAAATTCCTGTGGAAACCTGATAAGCTGGGCAGTCGCTCAATTCAAGCCAGGTGATGAGAGCGAGGTGAAACTTCATGAATTGGTAAGTCGAATTAATAGCGGAATTGAAAATGCTTTCTCAAATTATTCAAAAGCTACAAGTgatgatgaattattttttctggtGATGGACGGCTTTCGGAAGGTAAGTAAAGCATTGATAGAAAATGAAGTAGATGTCTATATGTTTGGTTGCTGGTGTCGGTTCCCTATGTATGAAGCTGATTTTGGTTGGGGAAAGCCAACTTTGGTGTGTGGTGGTAATTCGCAGGTTCCAAGGGAGTGTATTAGGCTTTTCGACACTAAAGATGGTTATGGAATTGAGGCAATAGTGAgcttggaagaaaataaaatgcttCTTTTTCAACAAGATCCTGATATTCTAGCATTCAGTACTTCCTAA
- the LOC133706314 gene encoding stemmadenine O-acetyltransferase-like — MKIEITSRRWITPSSPTPPHLQSLKISSFDQHGQNHYVPSFYFYPANEEECGVISNAEKSLRLQKSLSEVLTLYYPFAGRYSSDEPLIECNDKGAEYLEAQVAGSLSQLLSDEELETQLQNHFVPPMFDPISSPPLVVQFNRFECGGIAIGVSMTHKMVDAFSAFGFITAWATACRIGIDKACPPSFELGSIFPPRDAFRIENWERKATAANKIVTKRFVFDAVAISNLKAAVSASARNNSSELPKQQITRVKVVAALIWRSCIRVSQAVHGRMRPSIFKVPINLRGKTNLPIPENACGNFVGWSASHFMPNDEGEVKIHELVSRIHDGIEQTLTNYAKASSSDEFFIMVMNGFRKLDEALKQIEQQDVYLFSCWCRFPMYEADFGWGKPTLVSKGVQTRKEMILFFDTKDGNGIDAWVSLEENNMLLFKQDPDLLAFTT; from the coding sequence ATGAAAATTGAAATCACATCTAGAAGATGGATCACTCCATCATCTCCAACTCCACCCCACCTTCAAAGCTTGAAAATATCAAGTTTTGACCAGCATGGTCAGAATCATTACGTGCCTAGCTTCTACTTCTACCCAGCTAATGAAGAAGAATGTGGCGTAATCAGCAATGCAGAGAAAAGTTTGCGGTTACAGAAATCATTGTCTGAGGTCTTAACGCTATATTATCCATTCGCAGGAAGATATTCGAGTGATGAACCCTTAATTGAATGCAATGATAAGGGAGCCGAGTATTTGGAAGCCCAAGTAGCTGGCTCTCTCTCTCAACTCCTCAGCGATGAAGAGCTCGAGACCCAGTTGCAGAATCACTTTGTTCCACCAATGTTCGATCCTATTAGTAGCCCTCCGCTAGTTGTTCAATTCAACAGGTTTGAGTGTGGTGGAATTGCTATAGGTGTATCTATGACACACAAGATGGTCGATGCATTCTCGGCATTTGGATTCATTACGGCATGGGCAACTGCGTGCCGAATAGGGATCGACAAGGCATGCCCTCCAAGTTTCGAATTGGGTTCCATTTTCCCACCAAGAGATGCATTTAGAATCGAGAATTGGGAACGTAAAGCTACAGCTGCAAATAAGATTGTCACAAAAAGGTTTGTGTTTGATGCTGTAGcaatatcaaatttgaaagctGCTGTTAGTGCCAGCGCTAGAAATAACAGTTCAGAGTTGCCGAAACAACAAATCACAAGAGTAAAGGTTGTGGCGGCACTCATATGGAGGAGTTGTATTAGGGTGTCTCAAGCTGTACATGGCCGAATGAGACCTTCCATCTTCAAAGTTCCTATCAATCTGCGAGGAAAGACAAACCTTCCTATACCAGAGAACGCTTGTGGAAACTTTGTAGGTTGGTCAGCTTCCCATTTTATGCCCAATGATGAGGGCGAGGTGAAAATTCACGAGTTAGTAAGTCGGATCCATGATGGCATTGAACAAACTCTCACAAATTACGCGAAAGCTTCAAGTTCTGATGAATTTTTTATCATGGTGATGAACGGCTTTCGAAAGCTAGATGAAGCATTGAAGCAAATTGAACAACAAGATGtctatttgttttcttgctGGTGTCGGTTCCCTATGTATGAAGCAGATTTTGGTTGGGGAAAGCCCACTTTGGTGAGTAAAGGTGTGCAGACTCGCAAAgagatgattttgttttttgacaCGAAAGATGGTAATGGAATTGACGCGTGGGTGAGCTTGGAAGAAAACAACATGCTTCTTTTTAAACAAGATCCTGATCTTTTAGCTTTCACTACCTAA